In Bubalus kerabau isolate K-KA32 ecotype Philippines breed swamp buffalo chromosome 4, PCC_UOA_SB_1v2, whole genome shotgun sequence, one DNA window encodes the following:
- the EPN3 gene encoding LOW QUALITY PROTEIN: epsin-3 (The sequence of the model RefSeq protein was modified relative to this genomic sequence to represent the inferred CDS: deleted 1 base in 1 codon), with translation MTTSALRRQVKNIVHNYSEAEIKVREATSNDPWGPPSSLMSEIADLTFNTVAFAEVMGMLWRRLNDSGKNWRHVYKALTLLDYLLKTGSERVAQQCRESLYTIQTLKDFQYVDRDGKDQGVNVREKVKQVMALLKDEERLRQERTHALKTKERMALEGTGISSGQLGLSRARGSPSSYNSSSSSPRYTSDLEQARPQTSGEEELQLQLALAMSREEAEKPVPPTSHRDEDLQLQLALHLSRQEQEKEVRSWQGDDSPVANGAGAGAHRRWDREPERGEREEEEKLKTSQSSSLDLVDIFASASTLPSTHCSADPWDIPGLRPNTEPSGSSWGPSADPWSPVPSGSIMSQSQPWDLPPVLSSSEPWGRTPVLPAGPPTTDFWAQNSPHHKLPNNGAKPWGNLVETFNTPDDSSTFDPLAKPPVSTETKEGLECTQALPSGKPSSPVELDLFGDHTPSVKQNGTKEPDAFDLDVLGEALAQSSRDTPARRTPESFLGPSASSLVNLDSLVKVPQAVKTRNPFLTGLSTPSPTNPFGGGEQSRQTLNQMRTGSPALSLTAGGPIGAPFGSMTYSASLPLPLSSVPAGVSLPASVSVSPTPAPSRRRPPGACRNLCCPPRAPPDRSTRPL, from the exons ATGACGACGTCAGCGCTGCGGCGCCAGGTGAAGAACATTGTGCACAACTACTCAGAGGCAGAGATCAAGGTGCGTGAGGCCACCAGCAATGACCCCTGGGGTCCACCTAGCTCGCTCATGTCCGAGATTGCCGACCTGACCTTCAACACGGTGGCCTTTGCCGAGGTCATGGGCATGCTGTGGCGGCGGCTCAATGACAGTGGCAAAAACTGGCGGCACGTGTACAAGGCACTGACGCTGCTGGACTACCTGCTCAAGACAGGCTCTGAGCGGGTGGCCCAGCAGTGCCGGGAGAGCCTCTACACCATCCAGACACTCAAGGACTTCCAGTACGTCGACCGCGATGGCAAAGACCAGGGCGTGAACGTGCGTGAGAAGGTCAAGCAGGTGATGGCCCTGCTCAAGGACGAAGAGCGCCTTCGGCAGGAGCGCACCCACGCCCTCAAGACCAAGGAGCGCATGGCACTGGAGGGCACGGGCATCAGCAGCGGGCAACTTGGCCTCAGCCGCGCACGTGGTTCCCCATCCTCCTACAACT CCTCCTCCTCATCCCCCCGCTACACCTCAGACCTGGAGCAGGCCCGGCCCCAGACATCGGGAGAAGAGGAGCTGCAGCTACAGCTAGCCTTGGCCATGAGCCGAGAGGAGGCTGAGAAG CCGGTTCCCCCAACCTCCCACAGGGACGAGGACTTGCAACTGCAGCTGGCTCTGCACCTGAGCCGGCAGGAGCAGGAGAAG GAGGTGAGGTCCTGGCAGGGAGATGACTCACCTGTGGCCAATGGTGCTGGAGCTGGAGCCCATCGTCGTTGGGACAGAGAgcctgaaagaggagagagagaggaggaggagaagctgaAAACCAGCCAG TCCTCCAGCCTCGACTTGGTGGACATCTTCGCATCAGCTTCAACCCTGCCCTCCACACACTGCTCTGCTGACCCATGGGACATCCCAG GTCTCAGGCCTAACACAGAGCCCAGTGGCTCATCATGGGGGCCTTCGGCAGACCCCTGGTCTCCAGTTCCCTCAGGAAGTATCATGTCCCAGAGCCAGCCCTGGGACTTGCCTCCTGTGCTCTCCTCCTCTGAGCCCTGGGGCCGGACCCCAGTGCTGCCTGCTGGACCACCCACCACAGACTTCTGGGCACAGAACTCCCCCCACCACAAACTCCCCAACAATGGAGCCAAACCCTGGGGGAACCTGGTAGAGACCTTCAACACACCTG ATGATTCTTCGACCTTTGACCCATTGGCCAAGCCTCCAGTATCCACAGAGACCAAGGAAGGGCTAGAATGCACCCAGGCTCTGCCCTCTGGGAAGCCCAGCAGTCCTGTGG AGCTGGACCTGTTTGGAGACCACACCCCCAGTGTAAAGCAAAATGGCACAAAGGAGCCAGATGCCTTTGACCTGGATGTACTAGGGGAAGCACTAGCCCAGTCCAGCAGGGACACCCCAGCACGCCGGACTCCTGAGTCCTTCCTGGGCCCCTCAGCCTCCTCCTTGGTCAACCTTGACTCATTAGTCAAGGTGCCCCAGGCTGTAAAGACCCGGAACCCCTTTCTAACAG GTCTCAGCACTCCATCCCCCACCAACCCGTTCGGCGGGGGCGAGCAAAGCAGGCAGACTCTGAACCAGATGCGCACAGGATCGCCAGCGTTGAGCCTGACGGCCGGTGGGCCGATCGGGGCGCCCTTTGGCTCCATGACCTACagtgcctccctgcccctcccgctCAGCAGCGTGCCGGCCGGCGTGTCCCTCCCTGCCTCGGTCAGCGTC TCCCCCACGCCCGCGCCTTCACGCCGCCGCCCTCCGGGAGCCTGCCGCAACCTCTGCTGCCCACCTCGGGCTCCGCCGGACCGCTCAACCAGACCCCTCTGA
- the MYCBPAP gene encoding MYCBP-associated protein isoform X1, which produces MKKVASKQSPPKLFEKKRAKVPEQPTPPIQEEPEPVSNVLQGDDILALAIKKEDLRKQHLPRLIETEDKHVITQRFIIRKPKPKDHRKVSHLVAHPATPDAATKPLDYSGPGDIFHGSDQILPHHILGSLQDFKRIAVARGNTQLAELIHTPPCLMTLISTKEEPKQEAPKEEKAHPPWVPPLQHNFLKNWQRNIALRKKQQEALSERLKKPVSELLMHTGETYRQIQEERELLDRMLSTRSDGKGCELTSGFWSRLEYVGDEMTGLVMTKTKTQHGLMEPITQIKKPWSIQAEMGLPAQKDAWYRYTWDRSLFLTCRRKELQSIMAELNFSQQDIDGLEVVGKGRPFSSVTVEDYSVFERSLESSSEDTVHLDLLANYPDVVPMPVLGPSLLFCGKPACWIRGSNSEDKRHVGIAVRLTFETLEGEKTSSELTVVNNGTVAIWYNWRRRSQWDSFQDLKRNRMQRFYFNNREGVILPGKTKNFTFFFKSLNAGIFRECWKFGTHPILLGGALLQVNLHAVSLAQDIFRDERKLLESKLAAHEAVTIVENVLQELLRGILTPERTQSPVDASVTEEDLFHHRNPQLHYQHQVVQHLHSLWCQYMILPLKAEEARPSEEGHLSPRAQAAATPSAYSEETSMKIESSAHLKSPTLDPQLPRQESEAIKDSQDHVGSQKTGLGVRHSQRKSIMEEILVEGSPDLESIRSPWELDGLPLPEWNLCLEDFRKAVMALPEENQREDALIRLNKAALELCQEPRPLHPDFLYQMCLQLWRDLIDSLVSHSLWLRALLGLPEKETIYLDMPEEQDQKSPPVTEVKVTSGKVGKEDRKGASQEKKQFGIRDKEDKKGPRLSPGKEDRLNSKKHKTKDDKKPVKSLSRDGLSLDEPAPDSIIPSQEPIDPLVMEKYTHRLHTEVYGLLDALVTDLLALADELNPQKNAEEPLRLCPDPCA; this is translated from the exons AAAAGAAGCGGGCAAAGGTACCTGAACAGCCCACACCCCCAATTCAGGAAGAACCTGAACCTGTTAGCAATGTGCTACAAGGAGATGACATTCTTGCCTTAGCCATTAAGAAGGAAGACTTGAGGAAG caACATCTTCCTCGCCTTATTGAAACAGAAGATAAACATGTAATTACCCAGAGATTTATCATCCGTAAACCCAAACCCAAGGATCATAGGAAGGTCTCACACTTAGTAGCACATCCTGCTACTCCAGATGCAGCCACAAAGCCCCTGGACTACTCTG GACCAGGTGACATCTTCCATGGCAGTGACCAGATCCTGCCCCACCACATCCTGGGGAGTCTCCAGGACTTTAAGAGAATTGCAGTTGCTCGAGGGAACACCCAG CTGGCTGAGCTGATACACACCCCACCCTGTCTGATGACTCTCATCTCAACTAAAGAAGAGCCAAAGCAGGAAGCCCCAAAAGAAGAGAAGGCACATCCTCCCTGGGTCCCGCCTCTGCAGCACAACTTTCTGAAAAACTGGCAGCGCAACATAGCCCTTCGGAAGAAGCAGCAGGAAGCTCTCAGTG AACGGCTGAAGAAGCCAGTCAGCGAGCTGCTGATGCACACAGGGGAGACCTACAGACAGATCCAGGAGGAGCGGGAGCTCCTTGACCGAATGCTGTCAACGCGGTCTGATGGGAAG GGCTGCGAGTTGACCAGTGGGTTCTGGAGTCGACTGGAATACGTGGGAGATGAAATGACGGGTCTGGTAATGACAAAGACAAAAACTCAGCATGGCCTCATGGAGCCAATCACTCAGATCAAGAAGCCCTGGTCCATCCAGGCAGAGATGG GGTTGCCAGCCCAGAAGGACGCGTGGTACCGCTACACCTGGGATCGGAGTCTGTTTCTGACCTGCCGGCGCAAGGAGCTGCAGAGCATCATGGCAGAGCTGAATTTTAGCCAGCAG gaCATTGATGGCCTGGAGGTGGTGGGCAAAGGGCGGCCTTTCTCCAGTGTTACGGTGGAAGACTATTCAGTGTTTGAAAGGAGCTTGGAAAGCTCCTCTGAGGACACAGTGCACTT AGACTTATTGGCCAATTACCCTGATGTGGTTCCTATGCCTGTTCTTGGCCCTTCTCTGCTGTTCTGTGGGAAGCCAGCCTGCTGGATCCGAGGCAGTAATTCAGAGGACAAG aggCATGTTGGAATTGCTGTCCGCTTGACCTTTGAAACTCTAGAAGGGGAGAAAACATCTTCAGAACTGACCGTGGTCAATAATGGCACAGTGGCCATTTGGTACAACTGGCGGCGGCGGTCACAGTGGGACTCTTTCCAAGACCTGAAGAGGAATAGGATGCAGAGGTTCTACTTCAACAATCGGGAAG GTGTAATTCTGCCTGGAAAAACTAAAAACTTTACCTTTTTCTTCAAATCTTTGAATGCTGGGATCTTCAGGGAGTGTTGGAAATTTGGAACCCACCCTATCCTATTAGGAGGTGCTCTCCTGCAGGTCAACCTCCATGCAGTCTCCTTGGCCCAGGACATTTTTCGGGATGAGAGGAAGTTATTGGAG AGCAAGCTGGCTGCCCATGAAGCAGTCACCATTGTGGAGAACGTGCTGCAGGAGCTCCTGAGGGGGATCCTGACGCCCGAGCGCACACAGTCACCTGTGGACGCCTCTGTCACTGAGGAGGACTTGTTCCACCATAGGAATCCTCAG CTGCATTACCAGCACCAGGTGGTGCAACATCTGCATAGTCTGTGGTGCCAGTACATGATCCTGCCCCTCAAGGCTGAGGAGGCCAGGCCCAGCGAGGAGGGGCACCTCAGCCCCAGGGCGCAGGCTGCTGCAACCCCGTCAGCCTACTCGGAGGAGACCTCAATGAAGATCGAGTCTTCTGCACACCTTAAGAGCCCAACGTTAGACCCTCAACTGCCCCGGCAGGAGAGCGAGGCCATCAAGGACTCCCAGGATCATGTTGGGTCCCAGAAGACCGGGCTAGGGGTCAGGCATTCTCAGCGGAAGAGCATCATGGAGGAGATCCTGGTGGAGGGGAGCCCAGATCTGGAGAGCATCAGGAGCCCCTGGGAACTGGATGGCCTTCCTCTGCCAGAGTGGAATCTCTGCCTGGAAGACTTCAGAAAG GCAGTGATGGCACTCCCTGAGGAGAACCAGAGAGAAGACGCCCTAATCAGGCTCAACAAAGCGGCCCTGGAGCTGTGCCAGGAACCGCGGCCATTGCACCCTGACTTCCTGTACCAGATGTG TTTGCAGCTTTGGCGAGATCTGATTGACAGCCTGGTAAGCCATTCCCTGTGGCTGAGGGCTCTGCTGGGCCTGCCTGAGAAGGAGACCATCTACCTGGACATGCCAGAAGAGCAAG ATCAAAAATCACCTCCTGTCACAGAAGTGAAGGTAACTTCTGGGAAAGTGGGAAAGGAGGACCGAAAAGGGGCATCCCAGGAAAAGAAACAGTTTGGAATCAGAgacaaagaagataaaaaaggACCCAGGCTGTCACCTGGGAAAGAG GACCGTTTAAATAGCAAGAAGCACAAAACAAAGGATGACAAGAAGCCTGTGAAATCTTTAAGTCGGGACGGGCTTTCCTTGGACGAGCCTGCCCCTGACAGCATCATCCCGTCTCAGGAACCCATAGATCCCCTGGTCATGGAGAAATACACCCACAGGCTGCACACTGAG GTCTATGGGCTGCTGGATGCCCTGGTGACCGACCTGCTGGCCCTGGCTGACGAACTCAACCCCCAAAAGAATGCTGAGGAGCCTTTGCGTCTCTGCCCCGACCCATGTGCCTGA
- the MYCBPAP gene encoding MYCBP-associated protein isoform X3 — protein sequence MKSLKKESRLRIPTNRFLEAPESVKEKKRAKVPEQPTPPIQEEPEPVSNVLQGDDILALAIKKEDLRKQHLPRLIETEDKHVITQRFIIRKPKPKDHRKVSHLVAHPATPDAATKPLDYSGPGDIFHGSDQILPHHILGSLQDFKRIAVARGNTQLAELIHTPPCLMTLISTKEEPKQEAPKEEKAHPPWVPPLQHNFLKNWQRNIALRKKQQEALSERLKKPVSELLMHTGETYRQIQEERELLDRMLSTRSDGKGCELTSGFWSRLEYVGDEMTGLVMTKTKTQHGLMEPITQIKKPWSIQAEMGLPAQKDAWYRYTWDRSLFLTCRRKELQSIMAELNFSQQDIDGLEVVGKGRPFSSVTVEDYSVFERSLESSSEDTVHLDLLANYPDVVPMPVLGPSLLFCGKPACWIRGSNSEDKRHVGIAVRLTFETLEGEKTSSELTVVNNGTVAIWYNWRRRSQWDSFQDLKRNRMQRFYFNNREGVILPGKTKNFTFFFKSLNAGIFRECWKFGTHPILLGGALLQVNLHAVSLAQDIFRDERKLLESKLAAHEAVTIVENVLQELLRGILTPERTQSPVDASVTEEDLFHHRNPQLHYQHQVVQHLHSLWCQYMILPLKAEEARPSEEGHLSPRAQAAATPSAYSEETSMKIESSAHLKSPTLDPQLPRQESEAIKDSQDHVGSQKTGLGVRHSQRKSIMEEILVEGSPDLESIRSPWELDGLPLPEWNLCLEDFRKAVMALPEENQREDALIRLNKAALELCQEPRPLHPDFLYQMCLQLWRDLIDSLVSHSLWLRALLGLPEKETIYLDMPEEQDQKSPPVTEVKVTSGKVGKEDRKGASQEKKQFGIRDKEDKKGPRLSPGKEDRLNSKKHKTKDDKKPVKSLSRDGLSLDEPAPDSIIPSQEPIDPLVMEKYTHRLHTEVYGLLDALVTDLLALADELNPQKNAEEPLRLCPDPCA from the exons AAAAGAAGCGGGCAAAGGTACCTGAACAGCCCACACCCCCAATTCAGGAAGAACCTGAACCTGTTAGCAATGTGCTACAAGGAGATGACATTCTTGCCTTAGCCATTAAGAAGGAAGACTTGAGGAAG caACATCTTCCTCGCCTTATTGAAACAGAAGATAAACATGTAATTACCCAGAGATTTATCATCCGTAAACCCAAACCCAAGGATCATAGGAAGGTCTCACACTTAGTAGCACATCCTGCTACTCCAGATGCAGCCACAAAGCCCCTGGACTACTCTG GACCAGGTGACATCTTCCATGGCAGTGACCAGATCCTGCCCCACCACATCCTGGGGAGTCTCCAGGACTTTAAGAGAATTGCAGTTGCTCGAGGGAACACCCAG CTGGCTGAGCTGATACACACCCCACCCTGTCTGATGACTCTCATCTCAACTAAAGAAGAGCCAAAGCAGGAAGCCCCAAAAGAAGAGAAGGCACATCCTCCCTGGGTCCCGCCTCTGCAGCACAACTTTCTGAAAAACTGGCAGCGCAACATAGCCCTTCGGAAGAAGCAGCAGGAAGCTCTCAGTG AACGGCTGAAGAAGCCAGTCAGCGAGCTGCTGATGCACACAGGGGAGACCTACAGACAGATCCAGGAGGAGCGGGAGCTCCTTGACCGAATGCTGTCAACGCGGTCTGATGGGAAG GGCTGCGAGTTGACCAGTGGGTTCTGGAGTCGACTGGAATACGTGGGAGATGAAATGACGGGTCTGGTAATGACAAAGACAAAAACTCAGCATGGCCTCATGGAGCCAATCACTCAGATCAAGAAGCCCTGGTCCATCCAGGCAGAGATGG GGTTGCCAGCCCAGAAGGACGCGTGGTACCGCTACACCTGGGATCGGAGTCTGTTTCTGACCTGCCGGCGCAAGGAGCTGCAGAGCATCATGGCAGAGCTGAATTTTAGCCAGCAG gaCATTGATGGCCTGGAGGTGGTGGGCAAAGGGCGGCCTTTCTCCAGTGTTACGGTGGAAGACTATTCAGTGTTTGAAAGGAGCTTGGAAAGCTCCTCTGAGGACACAGTGCACTT AGACTTATTGGCCAATTACCCTGATGTGGTTCCTATGCCTGTTCTTGGCCCTTCTCTGCTGTTCTGTGGGAAGCCAGCCTGCTGGATCCGAGGCAGTAATTCAGAGGACAAG aggCATGTTGGAATTGCTGTCCGCTTGACCTTTGAAACTCTAGAAGGGGAGAAAACATCTTCAGAACTGACCGTGGTCAATAATGGCACAGTGGCCATTTGGTACAACTGGCGGCGGCGGTCACAGTGGGACTCTTTCCAAGACCTGAAGAGGAATAGGATGCAGAGGTTCTACTTCAACAATCGGGAAG GTGTAATTCTGCCTGGAAAAACTAAAAACTTTACCTTTTTCTTCAAATCTTTGAATGCTGGGATCTTCAGGGAGTGTTGGAAATTTGGAACCCACCCTATCCTATTAGGAGGTGCTCTCCTGCAGGTCAACCTCCATGCAGTCTCCTTGGCCCAGGACATTTTTCGGGATGAGAGGAAGTTATTGGAG AGCAAGCTGGCTGCCCATGAAGCAGTCACCATTGTGGAGAACGTGCTGCAGGAGCTCCTGAGGGGGATCCTGACGCCCGAGCGCACACAGTCACCTGTGGACGCCTCTGTCACTGAGGAGGACTTGTTCCACCATAGGAATCCTCAG CTGCATTACCAGCACCAGGTGGTGCAACATCTGCATAGTCTGTGGTGCCAGTACATGATCCTGCCCCTCAAGGCTGAGGAGGCCAGGCCCAGCGAGGAGGGGCACCTCAGCCCCAGGGCGCAGGCTGCTGCAACCCCGTCAGCCTACTCGGAGGAGACCTCAATGAAGATCGAGTCTTCTGCACACCTTAAGAGCCCAACGTTAGACCCTCAACTGCCCCGGCAGGAGAGCGAGGCCATCAAGGACTCCCAGGATCATGTTGGGTCCCAGAAGACCGGGCTAGGGGTCAGGCATTCTCAGCGGAAGAGCATCATGGAGGAGATCCTGGTGGAGGGGAGCCCAGATCTGGAGAGCATCAGGAGCCCCTGGGAACTGGATGGCCTTCCTCTGCCAGAGTGGAATCTCTGCCTGGAAGACTTCAGAAAG GCAGTGATGGCACTCCCTGAGGAGAACCAGAGAGAAGACGCCCTAATCAGGCTCAACAAAGCGGCCCTGGAGCTGTGCCAGGAACCGCGGCCATTGCACCCTGACTTCCTGTACCAGATGTG TTTGCAGCTTTGGCGAGATCTGATTGACAGCCTGGTAAGCCATTCCCTGTGGCTGAGGGCTCTGCTGGGCCTGCCTGAGAAGGAGACCATCTACCTGGACATGCCAGAAGAGCAAG ATCAAAAATCACCTCCTGTCACAGAAGTGAAGGTAACTTCTGGGAAAGTGGGAAAGGAGGACCGAAAAGGGGCATCCCAGGAAAAGAAACAGTTTGGAATCAGAgacaaagaagataaaaaaggACCCAGGCTGTCACCTGGGAAAGAG GACCGTTTAAATAGCAAGAAGCACAAAACAAAGGATGACAAGAAGCCTGTGAAATCTTTAAGTCGGGACGGGCTTTCCTTGGACGAGCCTGCCCCTGACAGCATCATCCCGTCTCAGGAACCCATAGATCCCCTGGTCATGGAGAAATACACCCACAGGCTGCACACTGAG GTCTATGGGCTGCTGGATGCCCTGGTGACCGACCTGCTGGCCCTGGCTGACGAACTCAACCCCCAAAAGAATGCTGAGGAGCCTTTGCGTCTCTGCCCCGACCCATGTGCCTGA
- the MYCBPAP gene encoding MYCBP-associated protein isoform X2, with translation MTLISTKEEPKQEAPKEEKAHPPWVPPLQHNFLKNWQRNIALRKKQQEALSERLKKPVSELLMHTGETYRQIQEERELLDRMLSTRSDGKGCELTSGFWSRLEYVGDEMTGLVMTKTKTQHGLMEPITQIKKPWSIQAEMGLPAQKDAWYRYTWDRSLFLTCRRKELQSIMAELNFSQQDIDGLEVVGKGRPFSSVTVEDYSVFERSLESSSEDTVHLDLLANYPDVVPMPVLGPSLLFCGKPACWIRGSNSEDKRHVGIAVRLTFETLEGEKTSSELTVVNNGTVAIWYNWRRRSQWDSFQDLKRNRMQRFYFNNREGVILPGKTKNFTFFFKSLNAGIFRECWKFGTHPILLGGALLQVNLHAVSLAQDIFRDERKLLESKLAAHEAVTIVENVLQELLRGILTPERTQSPVDASVTEEDLFHHRNPQLHYQHQVVQHLHSLWCQYMILPLKAEEARPSEEGHLSPRAQAAATPSAYSEETSMKIESSAHLKSPTLDPQLPRQESEAIKDSQDHVGSQKTGLGVRHSQRKSIMEEILVEGSPDLESIRSPWELDGLPLPEWNLCLEDFRKAVMALPEENQREDALIRLNKAALELCQEPRPLHPDFLYQMCLQLWRDLIDSLVSHSLWLRALLGLPEKETIYLDMPEEQDQKSPPVTEVKVTSGKVGKEDRKGASQEKKQFGIRDKEDKKGPRLSPGKEDRLNSKKHKTKDDKKPVKSLSRDGLSLDEPAPDSIIPSQEPIDPLVMEKYTHRLHTEVYGLLDALVTDLLALADELNPQKNAEEPLRLCPDPCA, from the exons ATGACTCTCATCTCAACTAAAGAAGAGCCAAAGCAGGAAGCCCCAAAAGAAGAGAAGGCACATCCTCCCTGGGTCCCGCCTCTGCAGCACAACTTTCTGAAAAACTGGCAGCGCAACATAGCCCTTCGGAAGAAGCAGCAGGAAGCTCTCAGTG AACGGCTGAAGAAGCCAGTCAGCGAGCTGCTGATGCACACAGGGGAGACCTACAGACAGATCCAGGAGGAGCGGGAGCTCCTTGACCGAATGCTGTCAACGCGGTCTGATGGGAAG GGCTGCGAGTTGACCAGTGGGTTCTGGAGTCGACTGGAATACGTGGGAGATGAAATGACGGGTCTGGTAATGACAAAGACAAAAACTCAGCATGGCCTCATGGAGCCAATCACTCAGATCAAGAAGCCCTGGTCCATCCAGGCAGAGATGG GGTTGCCAGCCCAGAAGGACGCGTGGTACCGCTACACCTGGGATCGGAGTCTGTTTCTGACCTGCCGGCGCAAGGAGCTGCAGAGCATCATGGCAGAGCTGAATTTTAGCCAGCAG gaCATTGATGGCCTGGAGGTGGTGGGCAAAGGGCGGCCTTTCTCCAGTGTTACGGTGGAAGACTATTCAGTGTTTGAAAGGAGCTTGGAAAGCTCCTCTGAGGACACAGTGCACTT AGACTTATTGGCCAATTACCCTGATGTGGTTCCTATGCCTGTTCTTGGCCCTTCTCTGCTGTTCTGTGGGAAGCCAGCCTGCTGGATCCGAGGCAGTAATTCAGAGGACAAG aggCATGTTGGAATTGCTGTCCGCTTGACCTTTGAAACTCTAGAAGGGGAGAAAACATCTTCAGAACTGACCGTGGTCAATAATGGCACAGTGGCCATTTGGTACAACTGGCGGCGGCGGTCACAGTGGGACTCTTTCCAAGACCTGAAGAGGAATAGGATGCAGAGGTTCTACTTCAACAATCGGGAAG GTGTAATTCTGCCTGGAAAAACTAAAAACTTTACCTTTTTCTTCAAATCTTTGAATGCTGGGATCTTCAGGGAGTGTTGGAAATTTGGAACCCACCCTATCCTATTAGGAGGTGCTCTCCTGCAGGTCAACCTCCATGCAGTCTCCTTGGCCCAGGACATTTTTCGGGATGAGAGGAAGTTATTGGAG AGCAAGCTGGCTGCCCATGAAGCAGTCACCATTGTGGAGAACGTGCTGCAGGAGCTCCTGAGGGGGATCCTGACGCCCGAGCGCACACAGTCACCTGTGGACGCCTCTGTCACTGAGGAGGACTTGTTCCACCATAGGAATCCTCAG CTGCATTACCAGCACCAGGTGGTGCAACATCTGCATAGTCTGTGGTGCCAGTACATGATCCTGCCCCTCAAGGCTGAGGAGGCCAGGCCCAGCGAGGAGGGGCACCTCAGCCCCAGGGCGCAGGCTGCTGCAACCCCGTCAGCCTACTCGGAGGAGACCTCAATGAAGATCGAGTCTTCTGCACACCTTAAGAGCCCAACGTTAGACCCTCAACTGCCCCGGCAGGAGAGCGAGGCCATCAAGGACTCCCAGGATCATGTTGGGTCCCAGAAGACCGGGCTAGGGGTCAGGCATTCTCAGCGGAAGAGCATCATGGAGGAGATCCTGGTGGAGGGGAGCCCAGATCTGGAGAGCATCAGGAGCCCCTGGGAACTGGATGGCCTTCCTCTGCCAGAGTGGAATCTCTGCCTGGAAGACTTCAGAAAG GCAGTGATGGCACTCCCTGAGGAGAACCAGAGAGAAGACGCCCTAATCAGGCTCAACAAAGCGGCCCTGGAGCTGTGCCAGGAACCGCGGCCATTGCACCCTGACTTCCTGTACCAGATGTG TTTGCAGCTTTGGCGAGATCTGATTGACAGCCTGGTAAGCCATTCCCTGTGGCTGAGGGCTCTGCTGGGCCTGCCTGAGAAGGAGACCATCTACCTGGACATGCCAGAAGAGCAAG ATCAAAAATCACCTCCTGTCACAGAAGTGAAGGTAACTTCTGGGAAAGTGGGAAAGGAGGACCGAAAAGGGGCATCCCAGGAAAAGAAACAGTTTGGAATCAGAgacaaagaagataaaaaaggACCCAGGCTGTCACCTGGGAAAGAG GACCGTTTAAATAGCAAGAAGCACAAAACAAAGGATGACAAGAAGCCTGTGAAATCTTTAAGTCGGGACGGGCTTTCCTTGGACGAGCCTGCCCCTGACAGCATCATCCCGTCTCAGGAACCCATAGATCCCCTGGTCATGGAGAAATACACCCACAGGCTGCACACTGAG GTCTATGGGCTGCTGGATGCCCTGGTGACCGACCTGCTGGCCCTGGCTGACGAACTCAACCCCCAAAAGAATGCTGAGGAGCCTTTGCGTCTCTGCCCCGACCCATGTGCCTGA